In Citrus sinensis cultivar Valencia sweet orange chromosome 4, DVS_A1.0, whole genome shotgun sequence, one DNA window encodes the following:
- the LOC102624627 gene encoding E3 ubiquitin-protein ligase ORTHRUS 2-like isoform X3 codes for MRSSQSPFCQQIKQKTPNYNITAIFALLFPSSTQSALQSLSYALVSRMAHVIQLPCNGDGMCMRCKETPVEEEQLCCKTCATPWHVACLVRPPESLASTLLWECPDCTGDAAVAEDAGQAAGGAGGIVAEIMAIEADVSLTESEKARRRQELLSGKAGSDGRGGDHDGTKDKKGKHKVAGDGDENELSDIFGGSLNCSFCMQLPERPVTTPCGHNFCLKCFQKWIGQGKKTCAKCRCIIPSKMAGQPRINSTLVAAIRMAKRSNTTVPGGPSKIYHFVHNQDRPDKAYTTERAKRKGKANAASGKIFVTLPPDHFGPILAENDPERNQGVLVGESWEGRLECRQWGVHYPPVAGIAGQSKCGAQSVVLSGGYEDDEDHGEWFLYTGSGGRDLSGNKRTNKNQSFDQKFLKLNEALRVSCKQGYPVRVVRSFKEKRSSYAPEKGLRYDGIYRIEECWRKIGVQGFKVCRYLFVRCDNDPAPWTSDDHGDHPRPLPEIPELKNALDITKRKERPSWDFDELDGCWKWIKPPPLSRVVAHTGKSDGKKSITVREKLLKEFSCFLCKQVMAQPVTTPCAHNFCKSCLEEAFSGKSFVRERSRGGRALRSQKTIMKCPSCTTDISDFLKDPQFVEIHPDRSTGS; via the exons ATGCGCTCTTCACAGTCACCATTTTGCcaacaaatcaaacaaaaaacacCAAACTACAACATAACCGCTATTTTCGCTCTTCTGTTTCCTTCCTCTACACAAAGTGCTCTTCAGTCCTTATCCTACGCACTCGTCAGCAGAATGGCGCATGTTATCCAGCTTCCGTGCAACGGCGACGGAATGTGCATGCGGTGCAAGGAAACTCCAGTCGAAGAAGAGCAGCTGTGCTGTAAAACGTGCGCCACGCCCTGGCACGTGGCCTGTCTGGTGCGTCCTCCGGAGTCCCTCGCGTCCACTCTCCTGTGGGAGTGCCCCGACTGCACCGGTGACGCAGCCGTCGCGGAGGACGCGGGACAGGCCGCCGGGGGAGCGGGCGGAATCGTGGCGGAGATCATGGCAATCGAGGCTGACGTGTCGCTGACGGAGAGCGAGAAGGCCAGGAGAAGACAGGAGCTGTTGAGTGGGAAGGCTGGATCGGACGGTCGGGGCGGTGATCATGATGGCACGAAGGACAAGAAAGGCAAACACAAGGTCGCTGGTGATGGTGATGAGAACGAACTGTCGGATATTTTTGGTGGCAGCTTGAACTGTTCGTTCTGTATGCAGTTGCCGGAAAGGCCTGTTACT ACACCATGTGGACACAATTTCTGCCTAAAATGCTTCCAGAAATGGATTGGGCAGGGGAAGAAAACTTGTGCAAAATGTCGCTGCATCATTCCTTCCAAAATGGCAGGTCAGCCTCGCATCAATTCTACACTTGTGGCTGCCATTCGTATGGCAAAGAGGTCAAATACAACAGTTCCTGGAGGGCCTTCAAAGATTTATCATTTTGTTCATAACCAGGACCGGCCGGATAAGGCCTATACTACAGAGCGAGCAAAGAGGAAGGGGAAGGCCAATGCTGCAAGTGGTAAGATATTTGTTACACTGCCTCCTGATCATTTTGGACCGATTCTGGCTGAAAACGATCCTGAGAGGAATCAAGGTGTCCTTGTCGGCGAATCATGGGAAGGCCGGTTGGAATGCCGACAATGGGGGGTGCACTATCCACCTGTTGCTGGAATAGCTGGCCAATCAAAATGCGGTGCTCAGTCAGTTGTGCTTTCTGGAGGATATGAAGATGATGAGGATCATGGAGAGTGGTTTCTCTATACAGGAAG TGGTGGTCGTGACTTGAGTGGCAATAAGCGCACAAACAAGAATCAGTCATTTGACCAGAAGTTTCTGAAACTGAACGAGGCTCTACGTGTCAGTTGCAAGCAAGGTTATCCTGTTCGAGTTGTTCG GTCTTTCAAGGAGAAGAGATCTTCATATGCCCCAGAGAAAGGGTTGCGGTATGATGGAATCTATAGGATTGAAGAATGTTGGCGAAAAATTGGAGTCCAA GGTTTCAAAGTCTGTCGATATCTATTTGTTAGATGTGATAATGATCCTGCCCCATGGACAAG TGATGACCATGGAGACCATCCTAGACCATTGCCAGAGATTCCAGAGTTGAAGAATGCACTTGACATTACGAAGAGAAAGGAACGTCCATCGTGGGATTTTGAT GAGCTAGATGGCTGCTGGAAGTGGATTAAACCTCCACCCCTCAGCAGAGTTGTAGCACACACTGGGAAATCTGATGGCAAGAAGAGTATAACTGTAAGAGAAAAGCTCCTGAAAG AGTTTAGTTGCTTCCTCTGTAAGCAAGTAATGGCACAACCAGTAACGACACCTTGTGCTCATAATTTCTGCAAGTCATGCTTGGAAGAGGCATTTTCTGGTAAGAGTTTTGTCAGAGAAAGAAGCAGAGGTGGACGGGCACTTCGATCACAGAAAACCATCATGAAGTGCCCTTCTTGCACAACTGACATTTCAGATTTTCTCAAGGACCCTCAA TTTGTAGAGATTCACCCTGACAGGTCAACAGGGAGTTGA
- the LOC102625085 gene encoding mitochondrial import inner membrane translocase subunit PAM16 like 2, producing MAARIIAQLIVMGSGIMARAVVQAYRQALANASKSGVAQETVQNIRRASKMMAEPEARQILGVTEQSSWEEILKKYDNLFEQNAKNGSFYLQSKVHRAKECLETVYQKKHQGTEDS from the exons ATG GCTGCGAGAATTATTGCTCAATTGATAGTGATGGGTTCTGGGATAATGGCAAGGGCTGTTGTTCAAGCATACCGTCAAGCACTTGCGA ATGCCTCCAAATCTGGTGTTGCTCAAGAAACAGTGCAAAACATCAGGAGGGCAAGCAAAATGATGGCAGAACCAGAGGCAAGGCAGATTCTTGGTGTCACCGAGCAGTCATCATGGGAAGAAATCTTGAag AAATATGACAACTTGTTTGAACAAAATGCCAAAAATGGGAGCTTTTACCTACAATCAAAGGTTCACAGAGCTAAGGAATGCTTAGAAACAGTTTACCAGAAGAAACATCAGGGGACTGAGGATTCTTAA
- the LOC102624627 gene encoding E3 ubiquitin-protein ligase ORTHRUS 2-like isoform X1 has product MRSSQSPFCQQIKQKTPNYNITAIFALLFPSSTQSALQSLSYALVSRMAHVIQLPCNGDGMCMRCKETPVEEEQLCCKTCATPWHVACLVRPPESLASTLLWECPDCTGDAAVAEDAGQAAGGAGGIVAEIMAIEADVSLTESEKARRRQELLSGKAGSDGRGGDHDGTKDKKGKHKVAGDGDENELSDIFGGSLNCSFCMQLPERPVTTPCGHNFCLKCFQKWIGQGKKTCAKCRCIIPSKMAGQPRINSTLVAAIRMAKRSNTTVPGGPSKIYHFVHNQDRPDKAYTTERAKRKGKANAASGKIFVTLPPDHFGPILAENDPERNQGVLVGESWEGRLECRQWGVHYPPVAGIAGQSKCGAQSVVLSGGYEDDEDHGEWFLYTGSGGRDLSGNKRTNKNQSFDQKFLKLNEALRVSCKQGYPVRVVRSFKEKRSSYAPEKGLRYDGIYRIEECWRKIGVQGFKVCRYLFVRCDNDPAPWTSDDHGDHPRPLPEIPELKNALDITKRKERPSWDFDELDGCWKWIKPPPLSRVVAHTGKSDGKKSITVREKLLKEFSCFLCKQVMAQPVTTPCAHNFCKSCLEEAFSGKSFVRERSRGGRALRSQKTIMKCPSCTTDISDFLKDPQVNRELMEVIESLKQKTEEDDELAEESNDEGTDASEGISNLAPESSKSSGKHHEETIVTGCSHNLQVKCTQERASKRKKVDVEDSLGRNNDGEEATIAAEKPDDGLDVDSEADQKVGSKDTKAEEEMEEENDSPASPLLMPSDDQDSA; this is encoded by the exons ATGCGCTCTTCACAGTCACCATTTTGCcaacaaatcaaacaaaaaacacCAAACTACAACATAACCGCTATTTTCGCTCTTCTGTTTCCTTCCTCTACACAAAGTGCTCTTCAGTCCTTATCCTACGCACTCGTCAGCAGAATGGCGCATGTTATCCAGCTTCCGTGCAACGGCGACGGAATGTGCATGCGGTGCAAGGAAACTCCAGTCGAAGAAGAGCAGCTGTGCTGTAAAACGTGCGCCACGCCCTGGCACGTGGCCTGTCTGGTGCGTCCTCCGGAGTCCCTCGCGTCCACTCTCCTGTGGGAGTGCCCCGACTGCACCGGTGACGCAGCCGTCGCGGAGGACGCGGGACAGGCCGCCGGGGGAGCGGGCGGAATCGTGGCGGAGATCATGGCAATCGAGGCTGACGTGTCGCTGACGGAGAGCGAGAAGGCCAGGAGAAGACAGGAGCTGTTGAGTGGGAAGGCTGGATCGGACGGTCGGGGCGGTGATCATGATGGCACGAAGGACAAGAAAGGCAAACACAAGGTCGCTGGTGATGGTGATGAGAACGAACTGTCGGATATTTTTGGTGGCAGCTTGAACTGTTCGTTCTGTATGCAGTTGCCGGAAAGGCCTGTTACT ACACCATGTGGACACAATTTCTGCCTAAAATGCTTCCAGAAATGGATTGGGCAGGGGAAGAAAACTTGTGCAAAATGTCGCTGCATCATTCCTTCCAAAATGGCAGGTCAGCCTCGCATCAATTCTACACTTGTGGCTGCCATTCGTATGGCAAAGAGGTCAAATACAACAGTTCCTGGAGGGCCTTCAAAGATTTATCATTTTGTTCATAACCAGGACCGGCCGGATAAGGCCTATACTACAGAGCGAGCAAAGAGGAAGGGGAAGGCCAATGCTGCAAGTGGTAAGATATTTGTTACACTGCCTCCTGATCATTTTGGACCGATTCTGGCTGAAAACGATCCTGAGAGGAATCAAGGTGTCCTTGTCGGCGAATCATGGGAAGGCCGGTTGGAATGCCGACAATGGGGGGTGCACTATCCACCTGTTGCTGGAATAGCTGGCCAATCAAAATGCGGTGCTCAGTCAGTTGTGCTTTCTGGAGGATATGAAGATGATGAGGATCATGGAGAGTGGTTTCTCTATACAGGAAG TGGTGGTCGTGACTTGAGTGGCAATAAGCGCACAAACAAGAATCAGTCATTTGACCAGAAGTTTCTGAAACTGAACGAGGCTCTACGTGTCAGTTGCAAGCAAGGTTATCCTGTTCGAGTTGTTCG GTCTTTCAAGGAGAAGAGATCTTCATATGCCCCAGAGAAAGGGTTGCGGTATGATGGAATCTATAGGATTGAAGAATGTTGGCGAAAAATTGGAGTCCAA GGTTTCAAAGTCTGTCGATATCTATTTGTTAGATGTGATAATGATCCTGCCCCATGGACAAG TGATGACCATGGAGACCATCCTAGACCATTGCCAGAGATTCCAGAGTTGAAGAATGCACTTGACATTACGAAGAGAAAGGAACGTCCATCGTGGGATTTTGAT GAGCTAGATGGCTGCTGGAAGTGGATTAAACCTCCACCCCTCAGCAGAGTTGTAGCACACACTGGGAAATCTGATGGCAAGAAGAGTATAACTGTAAGAGAAAAGCTCCTGAAAG AGTTTAGTTGCTTCCTCTGTAAGCAAGTAATGGCACAACCAGTAACGACACCTTGTGCTCATAATTTCTGCAAGTCATGCTTGGAAGAGGCATTTTCTGGTAAGAGTTTTGTCAGAGAAAGAAGCAGAGGTGGACGGGCACTTCGATCACAGAAAACCATCATGAAGTGCCCTTCTTGCACAACTGACATTTCAGATTTTCTCAAGGACCCTCAA GTCAACAGGGAGTTGATGGAGGTGATTGAGTCTCTGAAACAGAAGACTGAAGAGGATGACGAACTTGCCGAGGAGTCAAATGACGAAGGAACAGATGCCTCAGAGGGTATTTCTAATCTGGCGCCGGAGTCCAGCAAAAGCAGTGGaaaacatcatgaagaaacaattgtCACTGGCTGTTCTCACAATCTTCAAGTGAAATGCACACAGGAAAGGGCAAGTAAGAGGAAGAAGGTTGATGTAGAGGACTCCTTAGGAAGAAATAATGACGGCGAGGAGGCCACAATTGCCGCAGAGAAGCCTGATGATGGCTTAGATGTGGACTCTGAAGCTGATCAGAAAGTCGGCAGCAAGGACACAAAAGCTGAAGAAGAAATGGAAGAAGAGAATGATTCACCAGCCAGTCCTCTCCTCATGCCTTCAGATGATCAAGATAGTGCCTGA
- the LOC102624627 gene encoding E3 ubiquitin-protein ligase ORTHRUS 2-like isoform X2 produces MRSSQSPFCQQIKQKTPNYNITAIFALLFPSSTQSALQSLSYALVSRMAHVIQLPCNGDGMCMRCKETPVEEEQLCCKTCATPWHVACLVRPPESLASTLLWECPDCTGDAAVAEDAGQAAGGAGGIVAEIMAIEADVSLTESEKARRRQELLSGKAGSDGRGGDHDGTKDKKGKHKVAGDGDENELSDIFGGSLNCSFCMQLPERPVTTPCGHNFCLKCFQKWIGQGKKTCAKCRCIIPSKMAGQPRINSTLVAAIRMAKRSNTTVPGGPSKIYHFVHNQDRPDKAYTTERAKRKGKANAASGKIFVTLPPDHFGPILAENDPERNQGVLVGESWEGRLECRQWGVHYPPVAGIAGQSKCGAQSVVLSGGYEDDEDHGEWFLYTGSGGRDLSGNKRTNKNQSFDQKFLKLNEALRVSCKQGYPVRVVRSFKEKRSSYAPEKGLRYDGIYRIEECWRKIGVQGFKVCRYLFVRCDNDPAPWTSDDHGDHPRPLPEIPELKNALDITKRKERPSWDFDELDGCWKWIKPPPLSRVVAHTGKSDGKKSITVREKLLKEFSCFLCKQVMAQPVTTPCAHNFCKSCLEEAFSGKSFVRERSRGGRALRSQKTIMKCPSCTTDISDFLKDPQRFTLTGQQGVDGGD; encoded by the exons ATGCGCTCTTCACAGTCACCATTTTGCcaacaaatcaaacaaaaaacacCAAACTACAACATAACCGCTATTTTCGCTCTTCTGTTTCCTTCCTCTACACAAAGTGCTCTTCAGTCCTTATCCTACGCACTCGTCAGCAGAATGGCGCATGTTATCCAGCTTCCGTGCAACGGCGACGGAATGTGCATGCGGTGCAAGGAAACTCCAGTCGAAGAAGAGCAGCTGTGCTGTAAAACGTGCGCCACGCCCTGGCACGTGGCCTGTCTGGTGCGTCCTCCGGAGTCCCTCGCGTCCACTCTCCTGTGGGAGTGCCCCGACTGCACCGGTGACGCAGCCGTCGCGGAGGACGCGGGACAGGCCGCCGGGGGAGCGGGCGGAATCGTGGCGGAGATCATGGCAATCGAGGCTGACGTGTCGCTGACGGAGAGCGAGAAGGCCAGGAGAAGACAGGAGCTGTTGAGTGGGAAGGCTGGATCGGACGGTCGGGGCGGTGATCATGATGGCACGAAGGACAAGAAAGGCAAACACAAGGTCGCTGGTGATGGTGATGAGAACGAACTGTCGGATATTTTTGGTGGCAGCTTGAACTGTTCGTTCTGTATGCAGTTGCCGGAAAGGCCTGTTACT ACACCATGTGGACACAATTTCTGCCTAAAATGCTTCCAGAAATGGATTGGGCAGGGGAAGAAAACTTGTGCAAAATGTCGCTGCATCATTCCTTCCAAAATGGCAGGTCAGCCTCGCATCAATTCTACACTTGTGGCTGCCATTCGTATGGCAAAGAGGTCAAATACAACAGTTCCTGGAGGGCCTTCAAAGATTTATCATTTTGTTCATAACCAGGACCGGCCGGATAAGGCCTATACTACAGAGCGAGCAAAGAGGAAGGGGAAGGCCAATGCTGCAAGTGGTAAGATATTTGTTACACTGCCTCCTGATCATTTTGGACCGATTCTGGCTGAAAACGATCCTGAGAGGAATCAAGGTGTCCTTGTCGGCGAATCATGGGAAGGCCGGTTGGAATGCCGACAATGGGGGGTGCACTATCCACCTGTTGCTGGAATAGCTGGCCAATCAAAATGCGGTGCTCAGTCAGTTGTGCTTTCTGGAGGATATGAAGATGATGAGGATCATGGAGAGTGGTTTCTCTATACAGGAAG TGGTGGTCGTGACTTGAGTGGCAATAAGCGCACAAACAAGAATCAGTCATTTGACCAGAAGTTTCTGAAACTGAACGAGGCTCTACGTGTCAGTTGCAAGCAAGGTTATCCTGTTCGAGTTGTTCG GTCTTTCAAGGAGAAGAGATCTTCATATGCCCCAGAGAAAGGGTTGCGGTATGATGGAATCTATAGGATTGAAGAATGTTGGCGAAAAATTGGAGTCCAA GGTTTCAAAGTCTGTCGATATCTATTTGTTAGATGTGATAATGATCCTGCCCCATGGACAAG TGATGACCATGGAGACCATCCTAGACCATTGCCAGAGATTCCAGAGTTGAAGAATGCACTTGACATTACGAAGAGAAAGGAACGTCCATCGTGGGATTTTGAT GAGCTAGATGGCTGCTGGAAGTGGATTAAACCTCCACCCCTCAGCAGAGTTGTAGCACACACTGGGAAATCTGATGGCAAGAAGAGTATAACTGTAAGAGAAAAGCTCCTGAAAG AGTTTAGTTGCTTCCTCTGTAAGCAAGTAATGGCACAACCAGTAACGACACCTTGTGCTCATAATTTCTGCAAGTCATGCTTGGAAGAGGCATTTTCTGGTAAGAGTTTTGTCAGAGAAAGAAGCAGAGGTGGACGGGCACTTCGATCACAGAAAACCATCATGAAGTGCCCTTCTTGCACAACTGACATTTCAGATTTTCTCAAGGACCCTCAA AGATTCACCCTGACAGGTCAACAGGGAGTTGATGGAGGTGATTGA